From the genome of Borreliella mayonii:
GGAGTTATTATTGACATAAGGCCACAAGAACTTGCAGTGCTTTATGACTCTGATATGTCTGATATTCAAGGATATTCCAAACTTTACACATATCAAGACCTTAACTATGAACTAAAAGACCGCATATCAATTTCGGATTTAATTTACTTTGAAATATTTAGTATTGACTCTTCAATCGGATATTTTACTTTGGTTTTAAAGGAGTTTATATGGACAAACTAGAGTTTAAAATGGAATTGGAAATTGGGTGGTTTGGTGGTCGTGCAGGGATTGCTAGAATGCATGAAAAAGGGGGTAGCAATTTACCAGCAAGAAAACATTTAACCAAAATTGCTGGTAGTTCTGAATTTAGAGAATATATCAATAATAGTTATATAAATTCTAAGTTTAATCTTGACCCCAAATCGGGAATGGAGGCTATTGGACAAGCTTTTATAAGGTACTATGGAAATTATCTATTATCAGCACAAGTCTCTCCAGCCTTAAAGGCTAATACAATCAAAAGTAAGTTTAAAAAGGGTAGTAACACCGCAGCAATTCCACTTGTTGATACAGCCAAAATGTTATCCGAGATTACTTATAAGGTAACACTTGAATGATTTTTACTTTAGATATGGTTTTAAACCATTTAACTCAAATATTCAAAGGGTTTAAGGCGTATGCAACTGAAAATAATTTTGAGTGCGATATCATAAATACTTACAATCACCCGTACCTTTCAAAAATCACAGCTGCTAGCTCAAATATAATAGCATTGAAATTTGATGGTACAGAAAATCTATTTGATCATAATTCTAGAGCCGGTGCATTTTATGAAAATGCTTTGGAATTCAGTTTAAATTTTCAAATATATATTATTGCTATAGTGTTAAACGCTCAAGATTTTGACGCTAATTCACGTATGTTAATGCTTTATGGTATGCTTAGCAATTTCCTACATAATAAAGCCCATAAGTATACTTTAGAAAGTCAATCACAACCCGAATATATTAGTAAAATTAATTTCTACATTTACCCAACATCTAATATGCAAACAGTTGGGCTAATTAATTTAGGCACAAAATATAGCAACCATGCATACAGTGCATCTATAGCATTTAATGCTAGTGTAAAAGCAATCGAAATTTTAAAGGAGGAATACGAAATTGCCGCAAGATACAATTAGTGTAAGTTTAGTTGACTCTAGAATTCAAGCTAGTAGGCCCAATTATTATAATCCACTTTTGGTTTACAAAACAGCTAAAATCAAAGTTAATAAAGATGCTGCTAACTTTGTAACATTGAATTTAACCGTTAATAACTATGAAAAACAAATTGAAACTTTGGAAAAAGATAATGGGAATGGACAAGATCAGTTTGGAAAAGAAAAGACACTACTTAAAACCGCAATGTCTAATTTTTTCAATTCAAGTGAAGAATCATTAAAATCCGCTGTTCTTTTTATTTATAAGGATAAACCTGAAGAGTTAAAAAAATATCTTAAAGTACATAGACACACTTTTGTTGTACTTATTAATACTGAGGGTGATAATTCCGATGATGGACTTAAGATTTACAAAGATGATTATGATAAATTTAAAACACCTTCAATTTTTTTTGTATTCTCAACTAAAGAACAAGAAATAAAAGAACTTTTCAAGGATAAAAGCAATACTGAAAAAGAAAGAAATATTGTTGTTTACAGTAACAATAAAGACAATTTACACCTTAAATTTATAAGTCAATATCTGCATCAAGCTAGCATTTTCCATGCTGTAAATCCTTATGGTATGCCACTGGCTGCTACACCGCTTGTTGACGACACTGTAATTGGAAAGTTACGAACTGCAAAAATTAATTTTTATACACTTCTTAATGAAACGGGTCTTGATGGTATGCCTGCTTTTAAAGAGGGGGTTGATCTAGCTGGAGGTGCAATAGACGAGCAGTTTACATATCACTATATAAAAAATGAAGCAATTATTGAGCTTATTAGAATTTGGAATAAAAACAATAGACAAAACAGCAAATTATCTGCACTGCAACTTAGTGGGGCTAGAGATAATGCATATACTTCAGCAATTGAGTGTCTACTTAAGAGATTTATAGATAGAGGGCTGATTATACTGTATAAAAATTTAAGTCTTACTATTTCTCCTACACCACAACTTAAATTAGAACTTAGTGTGAATATTACTTATAACTTTAGCATTAATGCTGTTGCTTTAGTAATTACTACTCAAGATATAGTTGATTATCAAAATAGTTTAAGTGCCTAAAAGGGGGTTTAAAAAATGCAATTTTATGATTTAAGAGAAGTTTATTTTTCAATTGGTGGTACACAGTTACATAGTGGCAAACTAGAGCTTACAAGCGAGCCTACAACAAGAGCAGTGATTAGTAGTGAAGATAAAGGTATGCCTGTAATAAGCTTAAGAGATCCCAAAACGATAACTTATGTTTTTAACATTGAAGTAACTTTGGGTAGTCAAGACTACATTTTGTTAACTGAACTTTCGGATGAACAGTTTTACAACATGGATGTGAGAAAAGATGATAAAATGCTTGATTTAGCATTCAATGATAGAATTGCTACCAAAATTATTTCTAACTATGCAATTTTTACTGAAGAACCGTCAAGAAGTTATTCTGCTGAGGCTGAAAAAGTATCTTTTGAAATTAGGGCTATTAATTGCCAAAAAACTAAACCAAACAACACTTAAAAGGAGAGTCTTATTATGATAATGAGATATAAAATGAAAATTTTAACTAAAAATAAAACTTATGAATATCCACTGAGAGTACTTCCGGTCTATGAATGGGATAGAATACTCGGATTTAATCAAAGTTACGCTGTTTTAAAGCTTAATGAGGTTAAATTCTTAAGAGAAATCACAAGCTTAATGATAAGTCCAAAATTTTTAGACGAATTCTATGTGATTTTGGATCAAAATAGAGAATTTATTTCTTATTATAAAGATTATCTTGTTGCAATAATTTACACTGCACAATTTAATACTTTTCATTTAGACAATGATCTTAAAAAACCTGCTTTAGTATATCTAAGTGAATATGAAAATAATGTTGGTGACTTTGTTACTTTTGACTATATCAATGAAAACTTTGATTATGAAAAAGTAGCCACTTCGCTTTCATCAATTACATCAAATTCCAATGATCTGGTTGCTAAATGAGCAAAAGAAATAGAGATATTGATAAAGCTATTGCAAGTCTTAATGAGACTAGAAAAAAGTATTTTAACTTGCTTGACGAGATTAAGAACGATAAATACTATTTTCCAGTAATTATGAATATTTGCTCATATGATGATGTAAAGAAGTTGCCTTATGACGAGCTTTTAGAGGTCAATAGACTTGCTGATATTAAATTAGAAAAAGAATTGTATGAGTTGATTCTGGGCAAGTGAGGGCTTAGTGAGCGACAAATTCACCATTAAATTTAAGGGAATTCTTGATCATGCTGCAACAAAAAAGGCTATTGAACAAGATATTTCCAAAATGGAAAAATATCTTAAACCCAAAAAATCCAGTTTGGGAAGTACTAAAGATATTGTAAAAAATAATTTGTCGGACAAGAAAAAAGAACTTAACAGACAATCTAAATTCGAAAGCTTAAGGGAGCGTGTTGAGAAATATAGACTTTCGCAAACCAAAAAGCTTATGAAACAGGGTATGGGGTTTGAGAAAGCAAGAAAAGAAGCGTTCAAAAGATCTTTGATGTCTGATAGAGACAAAAGACGTCTTGAGTATAAAGAACTTGCAAAAGAATCAAAAGCAAAAAGTAAAATGTTAGCGGCCTCTCAAGGAAAAGGACTTGTTGCCAAAATTGCAATAGGTAGTGCCCTGGGAAATATCATTGGCAATGCTATGAGTAAAGTTGGTGGTGGGCTAATTGGGTTTTTGTATGGTTTTATGAAAAAATCAGTTGAAAATGAATCCAAGCAAAAGAAACTACAACAACTCAATAATGTGTTTTACAGTGACAAAGAACGTAATAAAATTTGGGATGCCATTAAGGAAATGAAAGGATTTGAACGCAATTTAGAAAAAGAAGATTTGTTGCGAACAGCAAGTGTGCTTAAAGGCCATATCAGAGAATTAAAACTTAATGATGAAGAGGGAGAGAACGTATTAAATGCAACAAAACTAGCAGCTATGTTTAGAAGCACAGGGCTTGTTGGTGATAACGAAAGTGCTGTTGAAGTTGTTTCAAAAATACTTAAAGGGGAACTTACAGAAGCTTTTAATATATTGAAACCCATAGACAAATTTGGAGAAAAATATCTAGAAGCCATGAAAAACAAGTTAGAGTTTCTAACTCAAGAGGGAGGGAAAAAAAAGCTAAGGCCAGAGATAATTGCAGACTTAATAAAAGATATATCATCTTTGAAGATAATGGGTCATTCCGATGAACTTTCTTCAGCTAAAAGTAAATTAGACAAAATAGAGCAAAGTCTTGAAAAGACAACCAGCAAAGTTTTGATGCCGGTGATTGGCAAAATAACCGATATTATTGATAATGTTATGGATTTTGATTTTAACAAAATCATAGAAAAAGTCGTTGATGGCATACGTGATGGGTTAAGTGGTGCTCTTAACGGAATAAAAAACGCTGCCAGCTCAGCTATTAATACTGCCAAAGAGAATCTCAACAAAGCGTGGGAATACCTTACTGGAAAGGGCAATAATAACACCGGGGGTGATGATTTAGGCAATTTTAAATAAAAAGGAAATTCTATGGATATTAAAAATGAAAATATTATCAATATTAATATTGAAAAGAAAAAATTCGAGGAAAAAATCGAGGATATTGAAAAGAAAGAATTCGGGGAGATTACTCGAATAATAAGAGATGTAATAACTCAAATATTTGCTCTTTTCGGAGCAGATAATTTTTTAGTGTTATTCCCAAGAATGGATTTAAAAGGTTTTGGATATGTTCCTCAATTGTTTTTTATAAAACCAAAAACCGAACTCATAACACGCACTTACAATACTAGTTGTTCTAAAAGACCAGTTATCAACTATTACGATAGAAAAGCGGAATATGTAAGCTACAATCCAGTAATGACTGGTGAAAATATCTCATTAAATGGTGGGGTATTAACCTCACTATATAAAGAAATGCTTTCTTTGCTCAAAATGACTGTTTTTGGCAATACTATGCTACGTTTTGACGTGCATCTTGCAAAAGAACAACTAGCAAACAGACTTCAAGCTCAAGTTCCCTTTAGTATCTACAGTCCAACTTTTGGCCTTAAAGAATTAGCTGTAATTACAAGTCTTTCGTTTAAGGATGTTCCTTTCATTGATGAAGTTGAAGTTAGTCTATCAATAGAAATTGTAAAAACATTTGAATTGGAAAAATATAAAGGATAATTAATGTTGCTACTACAATATGATTTTAAAATTGAATTTTACAAATCAAAACAACCCTTAGAAAAGGATACAAGCTCTGGAGATTCTTTAATTGAAGAAACTCCTAAAATTATAATAAATACACAACATGGAATTCATATTGATATTACCATATCTAATGAGTTTTCAAATTATAATTTTGTAAAATCTAAACGAACAAAAATTGTACTTTGGAATTTGCCCCTAGACTTCACCAACGACATTGAAGTAGGAGATATAGTAAAAATATATTATAAGAAATTTGCTCATGAAAAAAATTTTGATTTCATAATGTCGGGATATTTAGGAACTCCTATGAGCACTGATTATCCTGGTGGTGATTTTAGTGTTGAGCTTGACGTTCGGTTAGCGGTTAGTAGCAACTTCTTTAATCGAAAATTAGAGAACAAAAACTTTAAGGGAAAAACGGTGCAAGAGGCAATAGAATCTGTATTTCCCAATCGTAATATCCTTAATATGGATGAAAAAGATTATCTTAAAATCATTGACAAAGATATTTATGCCACAACACCAAAAGAATTTGTTGACAAAATAAAAGGAATATATATTCATGACGTAATAGCTGATATTGGCGGTGATAGCTTTGATGTTGAATGTAATTTTATATTTACTAATGATAGAACAATTCAAGAAGATGAAAATTACAAGGCTTTAGAAGATTATGGACTTGAATTCATTCCACAACAAGAAATTGCTATTGAGGGCGAATACAAGATAAGACGTGTATATTGGAACACACAAACATTTTACACACATAAACTAAAAATTGGTGATAAAGTTTCATTTATTGATGGGCTAGGAAAAATGATAAAAACCACCATAAAAGAAACAAGTGCAAGACTTAGCAACGCAGGAGAGTGTTCATTAATACTTAAATTAAAGGATGATTCTAATGATTCTGATTAAATGTATAAAGTAAAGGGGATTAAAATGACTAAAGACTATAAAATTTACAGAATGAACCAGCGTCTTTATGGACATGCTTTAGCACAAGAGGACGTTAAAAATTGGATTTATTCAAACATTTTTATAATTAAAATTGGCACTGTAAAGGAGTTTAAACAACAAACTCAAGAGGCTATTGTTACAATACCCGAATTTGAAGATTTAGAAATTCACACAAAAAATATATCTAATATCAGTTTAGAACTATCAAAAGGTGATAACGTTTTACTGCTTCAATCAAGCGTTAATATTTTTGATAAAAATAATGATATCCACTTTGACAAACATCATTTTTATATACTTAGTGCAATTAGCCCAAAGACTTTAAATCTAATCTCTGATACTGTTAAAATTAGAGCGAATAATAAAATTGAAATAGCAAACCAAACAACTAGCTTAAAAAAAATTCTAGATAATATTGTTAGTGCTATCAATGGTATAAAAATTATAGGGGACTCAGTAATTGACGAATCAAGCTTAAAAATAGCAACCGCTCAAATTAATTCTGATATTAATAGTTTGTTTAAGTAATTTTTGCTAAATATGGTATAATTACTAGTATGGATTTAAGATTAGGCAATAATTTTGAATTGGTATTTAATAACGATTTATCACTTGTTGATGGAATTGATGAACAAAAACAAAGATTTTTGATATTTTTAAAAACCTTAAGGGGTAGTTTAAGCTATGCTCCTCATTGGGGACTGGACTATTTCTTGCTTTTAAAGCTGTTAAAAATTAACAATCTTCACGCTGTAAAAAATTATTTTCATGAAATATCTAAAGAGCTTAACTTAGATTTAATAAATATTTCAACTACTATACAAGACAACAAAGCACACATATCCTTTTTTTTCTCCGGCGATGTTTTGAATATGGAGTTTAATTTATGAGCATAGTTTTTGATTCTGATTTTGGCATTTTAAAACGTACAATTAAGGATATTGTAAGATCGAAAAGAGAATATTTGCGTGTAAATTATGGGATTAATATTGATGATAACCAAAGCTCAATTTATAACATTATTGCGTCTTCTTTAGCATTAATTGAAGAAGAAATAATTGATGAGCTTAATCTCTTTTTTTCTAAAATGAAACCAGGTGGTACTTATTGGGCTGCTATTGAAGAACACATTTCTTCTAAAAGCACAACTTACAGTGCGGTTCGCACGGCTTTACTTAATCTTGATGGGGTTGAGTACACTAATATTAAAAGTGCAGCTGGTAAAGCCAACATATATCTAATTCTAAAGGAAACTTTACTAGACACTAGTAAATCTAACATTAATAGTCCTGAATTTAAAGCAAAACTTTGGGAAACATTATATCTAACAACTCCTAGTGGTACTTTACTTGAGGGAGACATAGAAATTGATGGTCTCAATTCAACTGGACAACGTAAATCCTATAAAATATCACTAGGGAAAAGAAAATATGTTTACATGAAAGTAAAGTATAAACTTGACCTTAAAAACTATCTCTACTTAAACATAGACTCTCAAATTAGGGACATTTATTCTAGGATTATTTCAAACAACTATTCTGATATGGGAATTAGCTTTGAATATCAAGACTTTTTTGCTCCAGTTAATGAAGTTAAAGGAATTAAGTTTATGGAAATAAGTGCTTGTATTAAAGATACAGACCCTGAGAGTATTACAAAAATTGGTGATAGCGATTTTAAAAAAAATCAAGATATTGCCATTAATGATGACACAATGCTACTTTTCAATACGACAGATAGATTGCTTATTGATATTGGATAGTTAACAAATATGAAAATACCCAATCTTTTCAAAAACACCGAAATTCATAAATTTATACGTACAGAAACAGAATATGCACAAGCATTGCTTAATGAACTTAAGTCTCTTAATTCCAACTTCATATCCATTAATGTAATAGAAAATATAAAATCAAGATATATTGCGATATGGATATCTCAAGTTTTATCTATCTTTTATGCAAAAACTCAAACTTTACAAAGTATTACAAGCAATATTAATAGTGTTATTTTTGCTTTACGTCATATTGGCACTGACGAGTCATTTAGACTGATTTTCAAGACCTTTTTAAATGTGGACATTGAAGTTACTACTCCTGAAGCTGGGGTTATTGATATCTCTTTAAAAGGGGTAATAAAAACAAACTTTACTACCTTCATTTCGCCTAGCACCGAAAAAGGAAAACGACTAAAAAAGATAATTCTTAGAGAAAAGAAGCCGGGATACGCTGCATCTAAAAAAGCTTTAGTATTTAACTCACTTCCTAAAGGCTATGATCATTCAATTTATGCTTTTATAAAGGGAATTATTCCTATTGGTAGAGTTCTCAAAATTAATAATACAGATGGTAACAATATTATAACTTTTAACAACTAAGGAGGTTTTATGGCTGATGATCAAGAAAAATTACTAATTGATGAAGAAGAAACGGTTCAAATAAAAGATTTAAATAAAGTTACGACCGTTAACAATACTGATCTTTTACTGTTTGATGATGGAGCTGCAAGCAGTAATGCTATCACCTTTAAAAACTTCTTAAAAACCATTAATCACCAAACATTTAAAGGCGAAGAACTAGGCTATTTTAAAGATATAATTAAATCTACAATCGCTACTGAACTTGCAGCCGATAAAGATTTTATAAAAAGCATTTACGATTTAATCGTTGACAAGCTAATTGAGAATGAATCTAGTAAACTTTCAAATCTTTTTAGTAAAATTAAATCTCGTCTTACAGATAACATATCATCAGCCACTTTATCTAAAAATGATGATCTTTTGACAATGTCTTCTAGCAGTATTCAAAAAACACCTATCCCGGAACAATTGTTAGGGGTACCATCAGATTTTCAAAGTTCTTATGATTTTACTAGAAATACAATAATTTATCCTCGTGACTACAAGAATCACCGCGTAATCATTGATCTGGAAGACTATAATGATGTGGATCTCATTTTTTACAAAAGTGATGATGATCCCATTTATCTTGATTTCCAAGTTGATGTAGAATCCTTTGGCGAGGGTAAAACATTGAGTTTAAGATATTCTGATGAACGTGAAAAAAACACTATTTATTCACGTAATAGTTCTAGTACTAGAAGAATAACTTTTAGCATTCCTTTATATAAAGGATGGTATGTTCAAAAAAGAGCATACTCATCAGGGAATCCCATTCCGGTTCTTTTAAAACTGTAAACTTTTTAGCAAAAATTGTGATTTTGGTATATAATATACGTATAAAAATAAAAAATTAAAATCGAGGATTGAAAAAATGGATACTATTAAATTAACAGAACTTCTTATCAATTTAAACGAAATTAAACTTATAGCCGTAATGATTTTTGTAACAGTGCTAGTTTTAGGAGTATTAATTCTTCTCAAGCCTTTATTAAAAGACATATTGACTATTGTAATAGGCAAGATTTTTAAGAATGGCAATGGGAATGGCAAAAATCATATCAAAAAAAGAGATTAAGTTATGAAATTATCTAAAGATAATGTTGAGCTTGGACTTGCATCTTTATCAAGCCTTATTGATATATTTTCTAAATTTGAAGATGAATTTGATGAAATTGCACATAAAGGATTCTTTTTGGTTTATGATCTGTATTCTCATTACAAATTAATCTATACAGCAAATATGGAAAGACTTGAGAGTGCATTAACCCCAGCAATAAATGCGGCACTCGCTCCATTAAATGAAAAAATCAATCAATGCATTGACTTAGTTAATTCTGATGAAAAAAATCTCAAAATATCTAATGATCTGAAATTCAATCAGGAAGGAAAACCTATCTATAAGGAAAGAACAAATAATGCAAAATAACACTATTGGTTTAGGACTTAATTTACTATCCAGCCTAACTAACATAGCCAAAACTGATACAAACATAGATCATAATTACATTAATACTTTTAGTAAAGTAATAGATTTTTTCTACAAAACATATATAAGCACACTAAAATCTATGGAAACAGCTGAGTCAACTAAAATATTTAAAGAAATACAAGACATTTTAAAATACAACATTGAGATAATAGAGGCTATCTCTACTGATAAAAGCAAAAGAATTATCACTTCACTTAAAGCAACACGTAACAAAATTATGAAAGAATATATCAAAATACTTAAAAGAGGTGAAAATGCTTAAAAGATTGCATTGTCTACTAATTGCTTTGCTACTATGTTGCACCACTATTGCCAACCTACCAGAAGAGCCAAAACCGCCAATTATTCCAACACTAAAATCTTTAGCTAAATATGAAACACAACTTTCAGAGTATGTTATGTACCTAGTAACATTTTTAGCTAAAACAAAAGTTAAAGTTAATGATCCAAATTATCCAGAATATCCTTATCCAGACTTATCAACACTAAAAGACGAACACTCTATAACTGCAGTAAAACACAATATCAAAATATATTTAGAGTACATTAAAAAAACAAAACCAATAGCGGAAAAAGTCTATAATAAATATTCCCAATTAAAAATGTAAATTACAAAAAGGTTTTTCTTGCAAGAAATTCTATTTTACATATAAAAATCTCTAAAGCTAATTAATCTAAAATAGTGTATAATATGACTATAAGGGAAAATTTTATGGAAACAGTGTCAACAAATATTGCAAGTGTAACTCAAGAACAAATATATAAAGAATTTATTAGACTGGGCATGGAACAATTAATAGCACAAGATTTATCTAAAAGATATTATCACAATGAACTAACATATAGAGATTTAGAAAATTTAGAAAAACAATTTGATATAAAATTTGATAATCTTGTTTCTAAAATAGATAATGCCAAAAGTGAACTTAATACCAAGATAGATAATGTAGAAAAGAATTTACAAAAGGATATATCTAATTTAGACATCAAGATTGATGCCGTAGAGAAGAATTTACATGTTAAGATTGATGCTATTAAAAGCGAACTTAATACTAAGATTGACAATGTGGAAAAGAATTTAAATGCCAAAATAGATACTGTAGAAAAGAATTTAAACACTAAAATAGACAATGTTGAAAAGAATTTAATGTCTCTTTCAGAAATGCTTAAATGGGTATTGGGAATTATGGGAGCAATGTCTATAACAATGATAGCCGGGCTAATATTTGCTTTCATTTCTAAATAGCTACTACCTCACTTAAAGAATATCAATTCAAATAATAATTGTTTATCCAATATTTAGTATTAATAATTGATTAAGTGAATATTAATAATAAAAAAAGGAATAACAATGAAAATTATCAACATATTATTTTGTTTATTTTTACTAATGCTAAACAGCTGTAATTCTAATGATACTAATACTAGCCAAACAAAAAGTAGACAAAAACGTGATTTAACCCAAAAAGAAGAAGTACAACAAGAAAAACCAAAATCTAAAGAAGACCTGCTTAGAGAAAAGCTATCTGAAGACCAAAAAACACATCTTGACTGGTTAAAAACCGCTTTAACTGCTGATGGCGAATTTGATACATTTTTACAACATGATGAATCTAAAATCAAAACAGCACTTGACCATATAAAAAAAGAACTTGATAAATGCAATGGAAATGATGAGGGAAAAAATAACTTCAAACAGGTGGTTCAAGGGGCCCTTAACAAGGGTACAGACATAGATAATTTTGCAAGCAATGCAACTACTACATGCAATATTGGTGGCTAATAATCTAACAGCCCCCTATTTGGGGGCTTTAATATTGCTATACTGCAAATATATAATTAAATTGTCTTTCTTTTTTCAACATGCAAAAGAATTTTAATACTTTTGTTTTATAAACGTCTCGATTATCAGACATAAATACTTTAAGCTTATTTAGATCATCAAATCTATTAGTTTTATTGAAATATTTTTTTAGAATATTTACCCAATATTCTATACTCTTAAGCTCAGCATTCTTTTCAAAAAGATCCTCTAAAGCATCATCATTATCAGTACATAATGCCCGAATAAGAGCATTTATATTATTTTTTTCTTCACCTTCATTTACCCAATTTTTTATATTAAACAGTGCGTCTCTAAAAATTTCATAGCAATAAGCCTTGCCAGATTTTAAGTTTTTATTAAAGTTGTTTAGTTGATTTTTTTCTTGATTTATGTCCTTTTTTTGTTCTTGTTTTTGATTAACACTAACTTGCTTGCTAGGCATAGAATTTTCGTTTTCATAATTATTGTAAATAGGTGCTGCATCAGTATCCACTTCACTTTTTATATAAAGACATGCAACTAAAGCATACCTTTTGAAATAAGTAATAGCTGATCCAACTAGTTGTGGTACTGTATTTACAACATTTTTAGACCCGCTTTCATTGTTCCATTGTAAGTTTTCTGTAAGCATTGGTGTATCAAAAGAAAATTCATATCCAGTGCTTGTGCTGTAGAATGTGGTTCTAATAACATGCTCCTTTTGACCATCTACAAATTTAGATATTGGATATTGCTCAAAATCAAGCTCTAAATTGTGCTTATAAATAACGTTTTCAATTTCTTCTACTATTTCATTGAAATTCTGATATTTGTATCCATACCCTTTAAGACTTTTGTCAATCCCTGGTAAATTCATTTTTAGGGTTTTCATATCTTTTCTGAAGCTTATTTTTGCTTGAATATTATTTTGTATTTCTTGATTATTTTTGTTTAATATGTTTGTCATTTTTTTACTCCTATTATGTTATATAAAAATAAATATATATCAAAAACTATTTTTGCCAACTTTTTTACAAAAATTTTTACAAAAAAATAGGGCTTAGCTAAATTCTCTTGCTAAAGAACTTCGCTAAACCCTTGTATTATTTTTTGCAAATTACATAATAGGTAGAAAAAATGAACATATTTTTCTACGCTGTTTATAGTGTAGCCCAATTTAAAATTAAAATCAATTTGTATTTTTACTAAATTATAAAAAGTATATTAATTTAACAAAATTAATAATTAAAATTTAATATTTTTTTAGAAAAGTATTTACTTTTAAATCAAAATTTTGCATAATCAATATTAATTATTAATAACATAATAGGAGAAAAAACATGAAAGGTTTTTCAAATGCCACAAAAAATCCAACTTGCCACAACAAACACCAACACAAATTAATATCTCTTACTTCAACACTAGATTATCTAAACAAAAAAGATAAAAAATATAACCAAAAAAACATACTCTATTACTATAATGAAAATTTAAAAAGAAATGGGCTAGCTCCAACTACACTAAGAACAATGCAAAATTATCTTTACAAATTAGAAAAAGTACTAAAAGTAACAACCAATTATTACCAACACATGGGTGTAAACTGTGGGACTGAAATTTACTATAAACTAAAGTATCCTAAAAAAGAGTGTTACCAGAAAATCAACAAATACTTTAAAGAGCAAAAAAACTCTAGATTTAAATCTAGAGTTAATAACCATTTTAAAGACAATGTTTCCAAAAATAGTAGTGTAAATTCAGTGGAGTGTTTAAATAATAAAAATATTAATACAAAAGAAGAAAGAAAGA
Proteins encoded in this window:
- a CDS encoding DUF1322 family protein produces the protein MSKRNRDIDKAIASLNETRKKYFNLLDEIKNDKYYFPVIMNICSYDDVKKLPYDELLEVNRLADIKLEKELYELILGK
- a CDS encoding DUF1463 domain-containing protein, with protein sequence MQFYDLREVYFSIGGTQLHSGKLELTSEPTTRAVISSEDKGMPVISLRDPKTITYVFNIEVTLGSQDYILLTELSDEQFYNMDVRKDDKMLDLAFNDRIATKIISNYAIFTEEPSRSYSAEAEKVSFEIRAINCQKTKPNNT
- a CDS encoding DUF1506 family protein, whose translation is MNGVRKRLSDMSFRMINVFKDPQPLRFYKGTVVKLENDSSYQRVFDKNKYTEFAGVIIDIRPQELAVLYDSDMSDIQGYSKLYTYQDLNYELKDRISISDLIYFEIFSIDSSIGYFTLVLKEFIWTN
- a CDS encoding DUF1473 family protein; this translates as MIMRYKMKILTKNKTYEYPLRVLPVYEWDRILGFNQSYAVLKLNEVKFLREITSLMISPKFLDEFYVILDQNREFISYYKDYLVAIIYTAQFNTFHLDNDLKKPALVYLSEYENNVGDFVTFDYINENFDYEKVATSLSSITSNSNDLVAK
- a CDS encoding DUF792 family protein encodes the protein MDIKNENIININIEKKKFEEKIEDIEKKEFGEITRIIRDVITQIFALFGADNFLVLFPRMDLKGFGYVPQLFFIKPKTELITRTYNTSCSKRPVINYYDRKAEYVSYNPVMTGENISLNGGVLTSLYKEMLSLLKMTVFGNTMLRFDVHLAKEQLANRLQAQVPFSIYSPTFGLKELAVITSLSFKDVPFIDEVEVSLSIEIVKTFELEKYKG
- a CDS encoding DUF787 family protein: MPQDTISVSLVDSRIQASRPNYYNPLLVYKTAKIKVNKDAANFVTLNLTVNNYEKQIETLEKDNGNGQDQFGKEKTLLKTAMSNFFNSSEESLKSAVLFIYKDKPEELKKYLKVHRHTFVVLINTEGDNSDDGLKIYKDDYDKFKTPSIFFVFSTKEQEIKELFKDKSNTEKERNIVVYSNNKDNLHLKFISQYLHQASIFHAVNPYGMPLAATPLVDDTVIGKLRTAKINFYTLLNETGLDGMPAFKEGVDLAGGAIDEQFTYHYIKNEAIIELIRIWNKNNRQNSKLSALQLSGARDNAYTSAIECLLKRFIDRGLIILYKNLSLTISPTPQLKLELSVNITYNFSINAVALVITTQDIVDYQNSLSA
- a CDS encoding DUF759 family protein; the protein is MSDKFTIKFKGILDHAATKKAIEQDISKMEKYLKPKKSSLGSTKDIVKNNLSDKKKELNRQSKFESLRERVEKYRLSQTKKLMKQGMGFEKARKEAFKRSLMSDRDKRRLEYKELAKESKAKSKMLAASQGKGLVAKIAIGSALGNIIGNAMSKVGGGLIGFLYGFMKKSVENESKQKKLQQLNNVFYSDKERNKIWDAIKEMKGFERNLEKEDLLRTASVLKGHIRELKLNDEEGENVLNATKLAAMFRSTGLVGDNESAVEVVSKILKGELTEAFNILKPIDKFGEKYLEAMKNKLEFLTQEGGKKKLRPEIIADLIKDISSLKIMGHSDELSSAKSKLDKIEQSLEKTTSKVLMPVIGKITDIIDNVMDFDFNKIIEKVVDGIRDGLSGALNGIKNAASSAINTAKENLNKAWEYLTGKGNNNTGGDDLGNFK
- a CDS encoding DUF764 family protein — protein: MIFTLDMVLNHLTQIFKGFKAYATENNFECDIINTYNHPYLSKITAASSNIIALKFDGTENLFDHNSRAGAFYENALEFSLNFQIYIIAIVLNAQDFDANSRMLMLYGMLSNFLHNKAHKYTLESQSQPEYISKINFYIYPTSNMQTVGLINLGTKYSNHAYSASIAFNASVKAIEILKEEYEIAARYN